TGTCTCTCCTTTAGTTCTCACTGCTGAAGCAAAAAGCTTCTCTCGATCCTTGGGAGTTTTGGGAAGATACCCCAAGAAAGTAAACTTCTGTCCGGGAAGACCTGAAAGCATTAACGATAGCGTTATGGAACAAGGTCCGGAAAAACCTTTTACAACAAGCCCTTTTTCTCTTGCTCTTGCCACAAGAAGAGCCCCTGGATCCGCAACGCAAGGAAGACCAGCATCGGAGACTACCCCCCAGCTTTCACCACTTTTTACAAGGGGTTCTAAATAAAAATCGTAGTCCTTTTTACTAGCAGCTTTTTTAGGTAAAATAGCCAGAGGAAATTTATGCACCTCCGATACTTCCCACAGTTTTAGAAAAGACCGCCCACCCTTGTCGCTCTCCGCTATAAGACCATGGATCTTCTTAACAGCCTCTCCTACGGCAGGAGGCAAGTCCGATGCTTTACGACTACCTAAAGTATTTGGGAATAAATACAGCGTCACTTTGTCATCCTAGAAATTAACATAGTCATTGCTATAGAGGGCTCTATGCCGCTTTTTATTTGTCCCTCGGCATAAAAAAGATACGAGAGAGCTTGAACCAAAGCCTCTTTACCGTAGTCTATATAGATGGCAAATTTCTTATCATTACTGCTTGCTTTCTCATCAAAGCCTTTAAGTCCATACAAGCACTGACTACGTAAGAATGCGATAAGCCCTAGAGGTTCTTCTCCTTTATCGCAGAGCGCTTGATAAGCTTTAGCTGCTGTCACCCTAGATCCTTGAAATAAAGCGTTTCTAAACACCCATAACGATAATTTTTCTTGGTGATCCGTAAACGCACTGACATCTGTAGTTTCTAGACTCTCTTTATCCCCTATAGCACAAAGAAGCTTCTCGAACTCCCTCTTGACACCCTGAAACTCCATATCACCACATCGAGTCAAAAAGAACTGAAGAGTTGAAGGTGCGCAAGTAACGTTCCTCTCTTTTAGGAGCTCTTGCAAAACTTTAATAACTCGCTTTTCCTTTTCTGATGTCCACTCTCCAAAAAGGCTCAAAGAAGAAAAAAGTGAATGGGTACTGGTTTCTAATGACTCGTAAAATACCTTCTTGGATGTGAAAAGACAAAGAGACACAGATTTGTTAGGCGCTTTGGCATACTTCAAAATATAATTTACTGTAGCTTTAGGCAATCCTTCAGCCTTAAAAATTGCTACGGACCGCGGGGCGGAAAGAAAACCATAACTTTCGGTATAACTAGATACAGTCTCTGCCGCTAGTCCATCTCCAAATAAAACCTTACAGTCCTTAAGC
This is a stretch of genomic DNA from Chlamydiifrater phoenicopteri. It encodes these proteins:
- a CDS encoding SAM-dependent methyltransferase; translation: MTLYLFPNTLGSRKASDLPPAVGEAVKKIHGLIAESDKGGRSFLKLWEVSEVHKFPLAILPKKAASKKDYDFYLEPLVKSGESWGVVSDAGLPCVADPGALLVARAREKGLVVKGFSGPCSITLSLMLSGLPGQKFTFLGYLPKTPKDREKLFASAVRTKGETKIFIEAPYRNVHVFKSALEFLPKQALFCVASELSTEDELVQTHSIEYWRTFEGLEAFCERISKTPTIFLFHVF